The following proteins are co-located in the Phaeodactylum tricornutum CCAP 1055/1 chromosome 2, whole genome shotgun sequence genome:
- a CDS encoding predicted protein — MVIALRRMIKLRASILAVLLISCYVSAFQPNPIHSNRRATSRGPSTSCERNIPTGFGRPSPSRFDLDFQKHQSQYGKLFSLNKLVEDISSRSPGQLPSTVFVGGKGGVGKTTVSSALAVSLASAIEKDLKVLIVSTDPAHSLGDALDEDLRKNNGRPVAMTDSLTGGRLDACEVDASAALEDFRENIAAFDIDRLADALGVSVDLLESFGLREFSGLLNNPPPGLDELVALSNVLDSESVAKGYDVVIVDTAPTGHTLRLLALPKFLDGLLGKLIKIRLQLSGLASTLQTFFGNDEAQKRAKSIDDAVNRLEQFRRKMSNLRERLQDSQSTRFVVVTVPTKLGVAESKRLAAELNYQGVSITDIVVNQCVGGIDDDVDSEALQQYYDRRKDGQKKWIAKLEEAVQDVSCSEEYKANGSSAPIGITRVPFFDVELVGVPALGYLAAQCFTENLSFAHLMNVDSSNEPRVVICGGKGGVGKTTTSSALAVSMASKGHKVALISTDPAHSIGDAIEIDLSGGKLVDVPLIGIPTTDGSLSVLEIDPSTAINQFKGVVDQLIGGDDNPSDAGLRNTLRDLQEVFDTLPAGTDEVVALAKIVNLVKKGGFDRIVLDTAPTGHTLRMLSTPGFLAELIDRLLIIAEKVNSNTAIKMLIGSSARSEDISNAAATAKSTLLSFQLQMYDLENLFADAAQTEFLIVTVPTELAVRESMRLLNDLTFESPDMPIKCRNIVANQVLGDDGNDAKTFLDHVGQTQAISVKDLEDAVSSYPAPPLITKIKYLDTEPRGVFGLKVLADELLREI; from the coding sequence ATGGTAATAGCGCTCAGAAGAATGATAAAGCTGCGGGCATCTATACTTGCGGTGTTGTTAATATCGTGTTATGTTTCGGCTTTCCAACCGAATCCGATTCATTCCAATAGGAGGGCGACGAGCAGGGGTCCAAGCACGTCCTGTGAAAGGAACATTCCGACTGGCTTCGGTCGTCCGAGTCCATCAAGATTTGACCTTGACTTTCAGAAACATCAATCTCAGTATGGAAAGCTGTTTTCTTTGAATAAACTCGTTGAAGATATCAGCAGCAGATCTCCGGGCCAACTACCCTCCACCGTCTTTGTCggtggaaaaggaggagTCGGGAAAACCACCGTGTCATCGGCGCTGGCCGTTAGTTTGGCTTCAGCCATCGAAAAGGATTTGAAGGTTCTGATCGTATCTACCGACCCTGCTCACTCTCTAGGTGATGCCTTGGATGAGGATTTGCGCAAGAACAACGGTCGTCCTGTTGCTATGACGGACTCTCTGACAGGTGGTAGATTGGACGCATGCGAAGTCGACGCTTCGGCTGCGCTCGAGGACTTTCGCGAAAACATTGCTGCCTTTGATATCGATCGACTAGCTGATGCTCTCGGTGTTTCTGTGGACTTACTGGAAAGCTTCGGTTTGAGAGAATTCAGTGGTCTTTTGAACAACCCTCCGCCAGGTTTGGACGAACTCGTGGCTTTGTCGAATGTATTGGATTCGGAATCTGTGGCCAAAGGTTACGACGTGGTAATTGTGGACACCGCACCCACCGGACATACTTTGCGACTGTTAGCTTTGCCGAAATTCTTGGACGGCCTATTGGGGAAACTTATTAAAATTCGCTTGCAACTATCGGGGCTGGCGTCCACTTTACAAACCTTCTTTGGAAATGACGAAGCACAGAAACGTGCAAAAAGCAtcgacgatgccgtcaaCCGATTGGAGCAGTTTCGTCGAAAGATGAGTAATCTTCGCGAGCGGCTTCAAGATTCCCAGTCGACGCGTTTTGTTGTCGTGACAGTCCCTACCAAGCTCGGAGTTGCCGAATCGAAACGCCTTGCCGCCGAACTCAATTATCAAGGAGTAAGTATCACGGATATAGTCGTGAACCAATGTGTCGGTGGGATAGATGACGATGTGGACTCTGAAGCTCTACAACAATATTACGATCGACGAAAGGATGGACAGAAAAAATGGATCGCCAAGCTTGAAGAAGCTGTTCAGGACGTGAGCTGTAGTGAAGAGTACAAAGCAAATGGTAGTTCCGCTCCTATTGGCATTACCAGGGTTCCATTTTTCGATGTTGAATTGGTCGGAGTGCCCGCATTGGGATACCTTGCTGCACAATGCTTTACAGAAAACCTCAGCTTTGCGCATTTGATGAATGTCGATAGCTCGAATGAGCCACGAGTTGTAATTTGTGGGGGGAAAGGAGGAGTCGGAAAGACAACGACTTCGTCGGCACTAGCGGTTTCGATGGCTTCGAAAGGCCACAAAGTAGCGCTGATAAGCACGGATCCGGCTCACAGTATTGGTGATGCTATCGAAATAGACCTCTCTGGTGGAAAGCTTGTGGATGTTCCGCTAATAGGAATCCCGACGACGGATGGCTCACTGTCTGTTTTAGAAATCGATCCGTCGACAGCAATCAATCAATTTAAAGGTGTTGTGGATCAACTCATTGGTGGAGACGATAATCCTTCAGATGCTGGTCTTCGAAATACGCTGCGTGACCTACAAGAGGTGTTTGATACTCTTCCGGCAGGCACGGACGAGGTGGTGGCTTTGGCGAAGATTGTCAATCTGGTGAAGAAGGGCGGATTCGACCGGATTGTATTGGACACGGCCCCAACAGGGCATACACTTCGAATGCTGAGCACACCAGGCTTTCTTGCCGAGCTTATAGATCGCCTGCTTATTATAGCCGAAAAAGTGAATTCGAATACGGCAATAAAAATGTTAATCGGAAGTTCCGCACGGTCAGAGGACATCTCAAATgctgcagcaacagcaaagtCCACTCTTCTGTCCTTCCAGCTCCAAATGTACGATCTCGAAAATTTGTTTGCTGATGCTGCACAAACGGAATTTCTCATCGTAACAGTGCCCACGGAGCTTGCCGTAAGGGAAAGCATGCGACTTCTAAATGATCTGACGTTTGAGTCCCCAGACATGCCTATTAAATGCCGAAACATTGTGGCAAACCAAGTTCTTGGGGACGATGGAAACGATGCAAAGACTTTTCTGGATCATGTGGGGCAGACTCAAGCAATATCCGTAAAAGACCTTGAAGATGCTGTTTCGAGTTACCCTGCACCTCCTCTAATTACCAAAATTAAGTACCTGGACACGGAACCCCGCGGTGTGTTTGGACTTAAGGTATTGGCCGACGAACTACTGAGAGAGATATAG
- a CDS encoding predicted protein — translation MIASNRDVGLALPKTAVARLIGHDGPVQTLRFTGDGKYCLTGGHDRSIRLWNPTPLPRALPIQAYTDGYTHPISSLALDQKSSTLVAASGNTLIVTDVVTKRVKRRYQGHAGRINAVAISDNCETFLSASYDATVCVWDGRASRSHTPIQIFKEAKDSVSCMHLDQTDGNAVIMAGSVDGAVRSYDLRKGQIRCDQVGGAITCMAPTYDDKCLAVSCLDGTIRLIELDTGELLNTYSSHHKAGMYGLECCLTADDATIVSGSENGDAVLYDLVRATPIQILRGHRKPTCTIAAHPSVAQNSVILTGSYDGNAVVWAHESSFMRWEE, via the exons ATGATAGCATCCAATAGAGACGTGGGATTGGCATTGCCTAAGACAGCCGTTGCTCGATTGATCGGACACGATGGACCTGTTCAGACGCTGCGTTTTACCG GCGACGGAAAGTACTGTTTGACAGGTGGACACGATCGTTCCATTCGACTATGGAATCCGACTC CTCTTCCACGGGCTCTGCCAATTCAGGCTTACACGGACGGATATACCCACCCCATATCGTCTCTTGCGTTGGACCAGAAGTCCAGCACTTTAGTGGCAGCTTCTGGAAATACCCTAATAGTTACCGATGTCGTAACCAAACGTGTGAAACGGCGATACCAAGGCCACGCTGGGCGTATTAACGCGGTTGCTATCAGCGATAACTGTGAGACTTTCTTGTCGGCCTCTTATGATGCAACTGTTTGTGTTTGGGATGGACGTGCCAGTCGCAGTCATACTCCCATTCAAATTTTTAAGGAAGCCAAAGATTCTGTGTCATGCATGCATCTAGACCAGACAGATGGAAATGCCGTCATCATGGCGGGTTCAGTCGACGGCGCAGTGAGATCCTACGACTTGAGAAAAGGACAAATCCGGTGCGATCAAGTTGGGGGTGCGATCACTTGTATGGCACCTACTTACGACGACAAATGTCTCGCAGTGAGCTGCCTTGATGGAACTATCCGTTTGATTGAGCTGGATACGGGTGAGTTGCTCAACACCTATTCTTCTCACCACAAGGCAGGCATGTATGGACTGGAATGCTGCTTGACTGCTGATGACGCAACCATTGTCTCGGGGTCAGAGAATGGAGATGCTGTTTTGTATGATTTAGTTCGTGCGACGCCCATACAGATTCTTCGGGGGCATCGCAAGCCCACCTGTACGATCGCTGCGCATCCTTCTGTTGCCCAAAATTCCGTCATACTTACGGGAAGCTACGATGGAAACGCTGTAGTATGGGCGCACGAATCTTCATTCATGAGATGGGAAGAGTGA
- the Lhcr3 gene encoding protein fucoxanthin chlorophyll a/c protein yields MMRSTILAALLASAAAFAPASMQSQRAGSVSLNAEEMSKSIPFLVKPDKLDGSMAGDMGFDPMRLSDIQTDLKYARWSEIKHGRICMLAIVGILVQQAGIHLPGEQFTNTDIFGAVDSVGFGANMQIFAGIGAVEIATFNKHYGEGEPGDLGFDGGQLKGASADKIALRKEQEIVHCRLAMIAFLGAMGQTLLFGQALP; encoded by the exons ATGATGCGATCTACCATTCTTGCTGCCTTGTTGGCCAGTGCCGCGGCCTTCGCCCCTGCTTCCATG CAGTCCCAGCGGGCTGGATCTGTTTCCTTGAACGCCGAGGAAATGTCCAAGTCCATTCCTTTTTTGGTCAAGCCCGACAAGCTGGATGGATCGATGGCTGGCGACATGGGATTCGACCCCATGCGACT CTCGGACATCCAGACCGACTTGAAATACGCTCGCTGGAGCGAAATCAAGCACGGCCGCATCTGCATGCTCGCCATTGTCGGAATTTTGGTCCAACAAGCTGGCATCCATTTGCCGGGTGAACAGTTCACCAATACGGATATTTTCGGTGCCGTCGACTCGGTCGGATTCGGCGCCAACATGCAGATCTTTGCCGGAATCGGTGCCGTGGAAATCGCCACCTTCAATAAGCACTACGGAGAGGGAGAGCCGGGTGATCTTGGCTTTGACGGTGGTCAGTTGAAAGGAGCGAGTGCCGACAAGATTGCTCTTCGTAAGGAACAAGAAATTGTCCACTGCCGTCTTGCTATGATTGCCTTCCTGGGTGCCATGGGTCAGACTCTTTTGTTCGGACAGGCTCTTCCCTAG
- a CDS encoding predicted protein: MKATVLAASIHTVLSLQTPSQGLVSSTRRPRNTRSLRQPTRLLAVTEDLPKILSTPVSTRTEFASCAPEPVGLYIHIPYCQRRCRYCNFAIVPIGSAAAARAQSDEGERPINAQLSGFLEMDHMYTQTILKELQWTLSKMPQDQKVSLTSIYFGGGTPSLAPVATIRTILHAILAEDTPFTLKGGAEITMEMDPCTFSKDQLQELKELGVNRISLGVQALDDGILESLGRIHRVQDIYKSLSMMQEVYGDELSYSLDLISGLPGLSLAAWTETLQKVVTLEPKPCHLSLYDLQVESGTVFAKWYGNGDEESGWDRVRGNLPTPAVALPSDAESAFMYQYAAGYLRSRGYEHYEVSSYALRDETQTGPSPWRSRHNQIYWATNSQWYALGLGATSFVANELVARPRTLVDYADWVNRVRTLPDAGVSEIVDTELLLNVVLKRLRTSEGLDLGFVHQRFSPKGDAFVDAIQRGAALALELGLAQLNDNVLRLVDPKGFLYSNTIIASIYAELEETANS, translated from the coding sequence ATGAAGGCCACAGTGTTAGCGGCATCAATACACACGGTGCTATCGCTGCAAACACCATCGCAAGGACTCGTTTCATCGACAAGACGCCCACGGAACACACGGTCGCTGCGACAGCCTACACGATTGCTTGCTGTGACCGAGGACTTGCCGAAGATTCTCAGTACGCCCGTGTCCACCCGAACCGAGTTCGCTTCGTGCGCACCGGAACCAGTTGGGCTCTACATACATATCCCCTACTGTCAACGCCGATGTCGTTACTGCAATTTTGCCATTGTCCCGATTGGATCGGCAGCGGCAGCCCGAGCGCAATCTGATGAGGGTGAACGTCCCATCAACGCACAACTTTCGGGCTTTCTGGAAATGGATCACATGtacacacaaacaatttTAAAGGAACTGCAATGGACGCTTTCCAAGATGCCGCAGGATCAAAAGGTGTCCCTGACGTCAATATATTTCGGAGGCGGGACGCCGAGTCTAGCACCGGTTGCAACGATTCGCACCATTCTCCACGCTATCCTGGCGGAAGATACACCTTTTACACTGAAAGGTGGCGCCGAGATTACCATGGAGATGGATCCTTGCACCTTTTCCAAAGATCAGCTCCAGGAGTTGAAGGAACTGGGTGTCAATCGTATCAGCTTGGGCGTCCAAGCGTTAGACGATGGAATTTTGGAATCGCTGGGCCGTATCCATCGTGTCCAGGATATATATAAATCACTTTCTATGATGCAAGAGGTGTACGGAGATGAGTTGAGCTACTCGTTGGATCTGATATCCGGACTTCCCGGTCTGTCATTAGCAGCGTGGACCGAAACGTTACAAAAAGTCGTCACGCTGGAACCGAAACCTTGTCACTTGAGTCTGTACGATTTGCAAGTAGAAAGTGGAACCGTCTTTGCTAAATGGTACGGCAATGGTGACGAAGAGTCCGGCTGGGATCGTGTCCGCGGAAACCTCCCCACACCGGCAGTGGCGCTACCCTCCGACGCCGAGTCTGCCTTCATGTACCAATACGCGGCGGGCTATCTACGATCACGAGGCTACGAACACTACGAAGTGAGTTCGTACGCATTACGGGACGAGACTCAGACTGGTCCTTCACCGTGGCGCAGTCGGCACAATCAAATTTACTGGGCTACAAACAGTCAGTGGTACGCACTAGGTCTCGGGGCTACCAGTTTTGTCGCGAACGAACTGGTCGCGCGTCCTCGAACCTTGGTGGACTACGCGGACTGGGTCAATCGTGTCCGTACACTACCGGATGCGGGTGTGAGCGAAATTGTCGATACCGAGCTGTTGCTGAATGTTGTATTGAAGCGCTTGCGCACGAGCGAAGGACTTGATTTGGGGTTCGTTCACCAACGATTCTCTCCAAAAGGAGACGCTTTCGTCGACGCGATTCAACGCGGGGCTGCCTTGGCGCTCGAGCTCGGTTTGGCGCAGCTCAATGACAACGTCCTCCGTTTAGTTGATCCCAAGGGATTCCTGTACTCCAACACAATTATTGCCAGTATCTATGCAGAATTGGAGGAGACTGCTAACTCATAG
- the NTT5 gene encoding nucleotide transporter 5 (Similar to bacterial and plastidic nucleotide transporters (NTTs)), translating into MMEIGSQVLAAQGVPALQHAGLLMRGGASVVAASALSDAVWKLSGGAGTKGRKNTPNKALVKKSSPSKASVSKSNMVVEERILGLPITPEGKSALYMAIAMACHYLGYSLARPITVALFTSSSTGYAGFPAAFPFAMAFVSPAALSLLVAYGKLLDRSGPRGALTGSTVFCALTVSLAALAIAVFQKHGVMIGSVPAVKFISGPLFVFREAYVQLLTSQYWSFMASVLTPNQSATWFGPIAGLTSIASALSGFAVSPLVNRVGLVGGLCGTGLSLLLSLIGANAAYQMADKYGFTPKDTHKKKKPTRGLAEKEPNVIQKASSLFQRVPVLKALFMEILASQGLATVLNVVFVARLGTAIPDDTERAGWVGVFFAAINVVTMVLQFGILPPLMRVIEPRDLWRAVPIVSLLATGFQMLQKDPSLYVVSASLLVMKVSEYSARRMLDEMVFVPLDFESRFVGKEVIGVFGYRFGKSLMSLGLSGLTSVMGSFGLQELSILSNLVAFTWLSTAWKLSNLVPTREEAETVYLKAHKGDRRRPAKAIKNKKR; encoded by the coding sequence atGATGGAAATTGGTAGCCAAGTTCTAGCGGCTCAGGGAGTGCCCGCATTACAGCACGCTGGTTTGCTAATGCGCGGTGGTGCCTCGGTGGTGGCGGCTTCCGCTCTCTCAGACGCCGTCTGGAAGTTATCGGGCGGAGCGGGTACCAAGGGTAGGAAGAACACGCCCAACAAAGCCTTGGTCAAAAAGTCGTCGCCAAGTAAAGCCTCCGTTTCGAAAAGCAATATGGTAGTGGAGGAACGAATCCTCGGTCTACCGATTACTCCCGAAGGCAAGTCGGCGCTCTACATGGCGATCGCCATGGCTTGCCACTACCTTGGTTATTCCCTGGCTCGACCAATTACCGTTGCGTTGTTCACGTCTTCCTCCACGGGGTACGCTGGCTTCCCGGCTGCCTTTCCCTTCGCCATGGCGTTTGTCAGCCCAGCGGcgttgtcgctgttggtAGCCTACGGAAAGCTTCTGGATCGCAGCGGTCCACGGGGTGCCTTGACGGGTTCCACTGTCTTCTGCGCTTTGACCGTCAGTCTGGCTGCTCTGGCCATTGCCGTCTTTCAAAAGCATGGCGTCATGATTGGATCGGTACCCGCGGTCAAATTCATTTCTGGCCCGTTATTTGTTTTCCGGGAAGCTTACGTGCAGCTGTTGACTAGTCAGTACTGGTCCTTTATGGCGTCTGTCTTGACACCCAACCAGAGCGCTACCTGGTTTGGTCCCATTGCTGGACTCACGAGTATTGCCAGTGCTCTCTCCGGATTCGCCGTCTCCCCGCTCGTCAACCGTGTCGGTTTGGTGGGTGGGCTCTGCGGTACCGGACTCTCCCTTTTGCTCAGTTTGATTGGCGCCAACGCAGCGTACCAAATGGCGGACAAGTACGGCTTTACTCCCAAGGACACgcacaagaaaaagaagcctACACGAGGCCTCGCAGAAAAGGAACCCAACGTGATCCAGAAAGCCTCGTCCCTTTTTCAACGTGTGCCCGTTCTCAAGGCCCTTTTTATGGAGATACTCGCCAGCCAAGGTCTCGCCACGGTTCTGAATGTGGTCTTTGTCGCTCGCCTCGGCACGGCAATCCCGGACGACACGGAGCGTGCCGGTTGGGTGGGCGTGTTCTTTGCGGCAATTAATGTCGTCACCATGGTTTTGCAGTTTGGTATCCTGCCACCACTTATGCGAGTGATCGAGCCCCGTGATTTGTGGCGGGCGGTACCGATTGTGTCCCTCTTGGCCACTGGTTTCCAaatgttgcaaaaggatccGTCGCTGTACGTGGTGAGTGCCTCGCTCCTCGTCATGAAGGTCAGTGAGTACTCGGCACGCCGCATGCTGGACGAGATGGTCTTTGTCCCGCTCGATTTCGAAAGCCGCTTCGTAGGCAAAGAAGTGATTGGGGTCTTTGGCTACCGCTTTGGCAAATCCCTCATGTCGCTGGGTTTGTCGGGATTGACGTCCGTGATGGGAAGCTTTGGACTGCAGGAGTTGTCCATACTGAGCAATCTCGTAGCTTTTACTTGGTTGTCCACGGCCTGGAAGCTCAGTAACCTGGTCCCGACTCGCGAAGAGGCAGAAACAGTCTACCTCAAGGCCCACAAGGGCGACCGGAGACGGCCGGCAAAAGCCATCAAGAACAAGAAGCGCTAA
- the Ras1 gene encoding predicted protein (Ras subfamily small GTPase), which produces MNKGKEPTLVHRKIAVLGFRAVGKSSLTHSFVSGTFSETYDPTIETTHSKTIRFRKVHFATDIVDTAGMDEYSRLSRNASLGVHGYALIFSIVSRQSFDMIALVNDSLLNTLGDAPDVPRVLVGSMADLSEERQVTHADAQKLADAWGIPYVECSSKTGENVADVFHTLLKEIEKDDGLLKESGETGCAIF; this is translated from the exons ATGAATAAAGGGAAGGAACCCACGCTGGTTCATCGAAAGATCGCCGTTCTCGGTTTTCGCGCTGTCGGCAAGAGCTCTTTGACCCATTCCTTCGTTTCGGGTACCTTTTCTGAAAC GTATGATCCAACCATTGAAACGACGCACAGCAAGACCATCAGATTCCGCAAAGTTCATTTCGCGACAGATATTGTAGATACGGCTGGAATG GATGAGTACTCCAGACTTTCGAGAAATGCATCGCTCGGCGTTCATGGCTATGCGTTGATTTTTAGCATTGTCTCTCGGCAATCTTTCGATATGATCGCCCTGGTCAACGATTCACTGTTGAACACGCTCGGTGATGCGCCCGACGTTCCCCGTGTTCTGGTTGGAAGTATGGCTGATCTGTCTGAAGAGCGACAAGTTACACATGCG GACGCCCAAAAACTGGCCGATGCGTGGGGAATTCCGTACGTCGAATGTTCTAGTAAGACAGGGGAGAACGTGGCCGATGTATTTCACACGCTTTTGAAAGAGATTGAAAAGGATGATGGTCTTTTGAAGGAATCCGGCGAAACCGGTTGTGCCATTTTCTAA
- a CDS encoding predicted protein, with protein sequence MLSRHSKRYDSSTRMKISVTSFTLFMAVVAAKLSVGAAAYQRIVPTHRRPRTTALSQQRRDQNYSPRKGQLALPLRDVSKTSTRRKTSALRSPKRHTTKLRAAPIETTNKASAWDRPSQQTEMIGMTAAGLAFSSAVLVTLAMKDGESLVLRGFELDSMGGIADNIIDAAFPLSTTDVVSVALGEVFAGLIGAVAAFSISATLRWQRKVMTQNQPKLSVADAVADGDFFVAKAGAFPLFEALGFSPILASVASVAIAIVPNQLIKLGSYRRQQKLQENVELERLLREQQEKSVEKTGSFALFSQKLFRSKTPDPPSTVDPSSLKPVTLQKDTFVVETFADITKWLEYDILSNEYGGKLLFNGLPLFTGFEGAIFGTLAAVSAQMYADLLYCGFGWGGEERRQQVLSRTISEWSAAYLFRCIASAALFGVFQTAQVPARVLISSFLSGSVDGCIGSEYFDTCNEAYLTFNPPPRASVEAELRALASALYSLWSRFVPSV encoded by the coding sequence ATGCTTTCGAGGCACTCCAAACGGTATGACAGTTCTACCAGAATGAAAATTTCGGTCACGTCTTTTACATTGTTCATGGCGGTTGTGGCTGCAAAGTTGTCCGTTGGTGCAGCCGCATATCAAAGGATAGTTCCGACTCACCGCCGACCAAGGACGACTGCCCTTTCGCAACAACGGAGAGACCAAAATTATTCTCCACGGAAGGGTCAGCTTGCGTTACCTTTGCGAGATGTTTCCAAAACTAGCACTCGTAGAAAAACGTCCGCCTTACGTTCACCGAAGCGCCACACGACGAAGCTTCGCGCAGCACCAATCGAAACAACCAACAAAGCATCGGCGTGGGACCGACCTTCTCAACAAACAGAAATGATCGGCATGACAGCCGCAGGTTTGGCGTTTTCTTCGGCCGTGTTGGTGACACTGGCCATGAAAGATGGCGAGTCGCTGGTACTCCGTGGTTTCGAACTCGACAGCATGGGTGGTATCGCCGACAACATTATTGACGCGGCGTTTCCTTTATCCACAACGGATGTCGTCTCCGTTGCCCTCGGAGAAGTCTTTGCCGGTCTGATCGGCGCGGTGGCTGCGTTTTCCATATCCGCTACCTTGCGCTGGCAACGTAAGGTCATGACGCAGAATCAACCGAAATTATCGGTGGCCGACGCCGTGGCTGACGGAGATTTCTTTGTAGCCAAGGCGGGGGCAtttccactttttgaagCCCTGGGGTTCTCACCTATATTGGCCTCCGTGGCGAGTGTAGCCATCGCAATTGTACCGAATCAGCTCATCAAGCTAGGGAGCTATCGGCGGCAGCAGAAGCTACAAGAAAACGTAGAACTGGAAAGACTTTTGCGCGAGCAACAGGAAAAGTCGGTCGAGAAAACGGGAAGCTTTGCACTATTTTCTCAGAAATTGTTCCGTTCCAAGACACCAGACCCCCCATCAACTGTTGATCCCAGCTCCTTGAAGCCTGTAACACTGCAAAAAGACACGTTCGTTGTGGAAACCTTTGCTGATATTACCAAATGGCTCGAATACGACATCCTTTCCAATGAGTATGGTGGCAAACTTTTGTTTAACGGGCTACCTTTATTCACTGGTTTTGAAGGTGCTATATTTGGAACACTGGCCGCAGTTTCTGCACAAATGTATGCGGATCTTTTGTACTGCGGCTTTGGCTGGGGCGGCGaggagcgtcgccaacagGTATTGTCTCGTACCATCTCGGAATGGTCGGCTGCCTATCTTTTCCGATGCATTGCATCGGCTGCTCTTTTTGGCGTGTTTCAGACGGCCCAAGTCCCCGCGCGTGTTTTAATATCTTCGTTTTTGTCCGGCAGTGTGGATGGGTGTATCGGATCGGAGTATTTTGATACCTGTAACGAGGCGTACCTGACGTTCAACCCTCCACCCCGTGCTTCGGTCGAAGCGGAATTGCGCGCGTTGGCATCAGCGCTGTACAGTCTATGGAGCCGTTTCGTTCCTTCCGTTTGA
- a CDS encoding predicted protein, with translation MTTPKADEGEASCRATSRKNRVYILRDFLESAYGDYLVPGDVVLDIAGVKGDLSWLLRNIHGVDSVVVDPRVTRHEHILRSVEYLRRYPKEALERAVSGLPSHQPLAALMPRCQHISDFQIPQHLRILVDDDLVNAIRNVRGNEDSCPIVWEEYWAAATRKALETNTQGYREARRRTKQQIVDADEALQIILQTRLVFLVASSLPSSPGAFSTTAVQ, from the exons ATGACAACTCCCAAAGCTGACGAAGGGGAAGCGAGCTGTCGCGCAACGTCCAGGAAAAACCGCGTGTACATTCTTCGCGACTTTTTGGAATCCGCTTACGGCGACTATCTAGTTCCGGGCGATGTCGTTTTGGATATCGCTGGCGTAAAGGGGGATTTGTCCTGGCTGTTGAGAAATATTCACGGCGTCGATTCCGTTGTTGTGGATCCGCGAGTGACCAGACATGAACACATTTTGAGATCTGTAGAATACTTGCGAAGGTATCCGAAAGAGGCTCTGGAGAGGGCTGTTTCGGGATTGCCCAGTCACCAACCACTCGCTGCACTCATGCCTCGGTGCCAGCACATTTCCGACTTTCAAATTCCGCAGCATTTGCGCATACTGGTGGACGATGACCTGGTAAACGCTATTCGAAACGTCAGAGGTAACGAAGACTCGTGCCCTATCGTCTGGGAAGAATATTGGGCAGCTGCGACAAGGAAAGCTCTCGAGACGAACACTCAAGGCTATAGGGAAGCTAGAAGGCGAACGAAACAACAGATCGttgatgccgacgaagcGTTACAAATCATTTTGCAGACACGGCTAGTT TTCCTTGTTGCGTCTTCCCTTCCGAGTTCGCCGGGCGCTTTCAGTACGACGGCAGTCCAGTAA